The following is a genomic window from Anaerolineae bacterium.
GGCTGCCGGTCGCCGGCGCCGAAAGCCCCCGCCATCTGATCCTGCCGGCCCTTTGCCTGGGCCTGCCCTCGGCCGCCTCCTTTGCTCGCCTGGTGCGCGCCAATGCGCTGGATGTCCTGCACAGCAGTTTTCTCATGGTCGCCAGGGCCAAAGGATTGCCGCCGGCGCTGTGGGTCACACGCCACCTCCTGCGCAACTGTCTCATCCCCACCCTGACCTTGGCCGGCATCCACTTCGGCCATCTTCTGGGCGGGACCTTTATCATCGAGACATTGTTCGGATGGCCGGGGCTGGGACGTCTGACGGTCCAGGCGGTGCTGGACCGAGACTGGCCCATCGTCGCCGGCGCCGCGATAGCCATGACAGTGGTCTTCACCCTTATCAACCTGGCCACAGATATCCTCTACGGCCTGCTGGATCCGAGACTGCAGGCTGTGCAAAATGGGGGGCGGCCGGCATGAACCACGTCATTGAGTGGACATCTCGACGTCAAACGGATCTCTGGGATGTGCCGCTCCCCCTCACAGGGCGGGTAAGAGCACGCCGCTGGCCGCCGTCGTTCCTTATTGGAGGGTTGATATGCGGCCTGATGGCAATACTCGCCTTGACCGCTCCCCTGCTCGCGCCATATGACCCGAACGCCGTCCGTTCAGCAGAGCGGCTTCTTCCCCCGTCGCCGGCGCACCTGCTCGGCACAGACCGCTACGGACGAGATATGCTCTCGCGCCTCCTGTTCGCGGCGCGCCTGGACCTGTGGAGCGCCAGCCTGGCAGTGTTATGCTGTGCCGGCATCGGCGTCCCGCTGGGCATGGCCGCCGGCTACGCCGGCCGCTGGATCGATCAGGTGTTATCCCGCCTGATGGACATCTGGCTGTCCGTACCGGGCATGCTGGTGGCCATCGTGACCGTCGCCGTCGTCGGCCCGTCGCTGACCAACGCCATGCTGGCAGTGGGAATTATGACTGTCCCGATCCTGTTCCGCACCACCCGCGCCGGCGTGCTGGCCTGTTTGTCGCAGGAATACGTCGAGTCCGCGCGGGCCGCCGGCGGTTCCCACTGGCACATCCTGCGCCGGCACATCCTCCCCAACAGCCTCTCGACCATCCTGGTGACCACCACCCTTCAGTATGGAGTGATCCTCCTGGCAGGAAGCGGGCTGAGCTTCCTCGGCTTTGGCGCGCAACCACCCCAACCCGAATGGGGTGCCATGCTGGCAGAAGGGAAGTCCTACTTACATACGGCCTGGTGGCTCACCCTTTTCCCGGGCCTCATGCTGGCGCTTGCGGTCCTCGGGATCAATCTGCTGGGCGATGGCCTGCGTGACCTCTCGGACCCCGTCATCCGACGGCGCTGAACACAGCCCATAGGGGAGACGGGCCGTGACTTTTGCCGATGCACTGCCCCGATGTTATAATACTTTCCATCACGGCGCCGGCATCCCATCCGCCGGCAGCCTGCTGTAGAGGAATGCATGAATACCATTCACCCGGAGCCACCAGAACCGTACCAGCGTTGGATCACACCTAAAGAGGCCAGCCGCATCCTCGGGGTCCATCCGACCACCCTGCGGCTGTGGACCCGGCAGGGCAAACTGCCGGCGTACCGCACACCCGGCGGCCACCGTCGGTTCGACCTGCGCGATATCCAGCGCCTGCTGGAAGAAGGCCAGCGCCAAACCCAGGAAACCGTCATCCACTATGCCGAGGAAAAGGCCCTGGCAGTGGCACGCAGCCAGATCACCGGCCAGCTCATCTCGCGCGAGCACTGGTATCCGCATATCCAGGACGATGCCCGCTCCTATCATCGCGAGTTAGGCCGGCGCATGCTCGGCCTGCTGGTCCAATATGTCGCCCGCGAGAATTCCCACGAGCGCATCATCACAGAGGGCCGGCGGGTCGCCGCAGACATGGCCGCCCATAACATGCGTATGGGTCTCTCGCTGACGGATGCGGTGCGCGCCTTTATGTACTTCCGCGACTCGCTCATTGATGCGCTGGTGCCGGCGCTCAGCTCCCCCGGCGAAATGGACGGGGATGACCTGGTCATCTACCGCAAAGCGCGCGCGTTCCTGAACGACATGCTCTGCACCCTGCTGGAATCCTTCGCCCAGGCCGGACTGCAGTCCAGCTCACGGGATGCCTTCCCCCCTTCACCTACGGCCCAGGGACAGGAAGAATGACGACCAACCCGACTCTCGAGATCCTTCTCAACCGCAAATCAGTACGCGCCTACGAAGACCGCCCTATCCCCGAGGATGTAAAACAGCAGATCATCCACGCCGCTATGCGGGCGCCCACCGCCGGCAACATGATGCTCTATTCCATCATCGAGGTGACAGACCCGTTCATCAAGGAGAAGCTGGCAGAGTCCTGCGACCATCAGCCTTTCATCGCCCGAGCGCCGCTGGTACTCCTCTTCCTGGCGGATTGGCAGAGGTGGTACGACTATTTCGAACTGTCAGGGGCAGAGGAGCTGTGTCGCCGGCGGGGCGAACCAATGCATACCCCGCAGGAAGCTGACCTCCTGCTGGCCTGCTGTGACGCGCTCATTGCGGCACAAACGGCAGTGATCGCCGCGGAATCGCTGGGCATCGGTTCTTGCTACATCGGAGACATTATGGAGCGGTACGAGTTTCACCGTGACCTGTTCCATCTCCCGCGTTATGTCTTCCCCATCTGCCTGCTCTGCTTCGGCTATCCCACCCAACAGCAAAGAGAGCGCCGGCCAACCGAGCGCTTCGCGCAGGAATTCATCCACTTCGAGAATCAGTACAAGCGGCTTGGCCCGGATGAGTTCGCACACATGTTTGCCCACATGGAGAAGCACATGCGGCGTGACCCATCCCTGCCGGCACCCTATGAGAACGTCGGCCAGATGATGTACCTCCGCAAATTCGCCGCCGATTTCTCCATCGAAATGCGCCGTTCGGTGCGCGCCGCGCTGTCCCGCTGGCTGGAAGGATAGCCAGTGGCTCTGGAGCGCCGCGCCGGCCTGTTTGGCCGCTTCCCTGAACCGTGATACAATAGCCCCTGTTCCACCTCAGCCGACGCAGGAGGATGTGTCATGTCAACCCCTACCCAGTTTCGGGACGGCGAGATCGCCGGCGTCATCGTACGGCCGCTGAAACAGCACCGCGATCACCGCGGCTGGCTGGCGGAAATCTTCCGCCAAGATGAACTGCCCGCCGAATACCTTCCCGTCATGAGCTACGTCTCTATGACCCTGCCCGGCGTGACCCGTGGTCCCCACGAACATGTCACCCAGACCGATCTGTTCGCTTTCGTCGGCCCCGGTACCTTCCGCGTCGTCCTATGGGACGCGCGGCCGGATTCGCCCACATTCGGCGTGCGCCAGGTGGTTATCGCCGGCCGCGACCAGCCAGCGGTAGTCATCGTTCCCCCGGGTGTCGTGCACGCCTACCGCAACATCAGCCAGGAAGAGGGACTGGTCTTCAACGCGCCGAACCGCCTGTATGCCGGCTGGGGCCGCAAGGAGCCGGTCGACGAGATCCGCCACGAGGATCGCCCCGACCAGCTCTACCGTATGGACGAATAACTGCCCACTATCCTAGAACCCCATCGCTCGAGAGTTGCAAGATGTGGAACATCGCTGTCATCGCCAATACCATCGCTGTCATCATCGGCTCCCTCATCGGACTGCTGACTGGCAAGAGCATTTCGGGGCGCTTTCGCAGTGTCTTCTTCCAGGCCATCGGCCTGCTGACCATTGGCCTCGGCGTGAAGATGTTCTTCGATGCCTCCCACGCCCTGCTGGTGCTGATCAGCCTGGCCGCCGGCGGCCTCATCGGCGAAGCGCTCAAAATCGAGGATTGGCTTGGCCGGCTCGCCGACCGCTTCAGCCCGAACGAAGGCGCCAATTTCGCCCGGGGCTTCGTGGTCGCGCTGGTGCTCTTCGTCCCCGGGCCGATGACCGTGTTGGGCTCCCTGCAGGCCGGCCTGGCCGGCAACAATGAACTGCTCCTCATCAAATCGCTGATGGATGGGATTTCTTCGGTACTTCTGGCCACGGCCTACGGCCGCGGGGTGCTCCTGTCGGCCGCCGGCGTCTACCTGATCCAGGGCCTGCTGGTCACCTTTGCCTCCGCCCTATCATTCCTCCAGTCGCCCCAGTATCTCGGCGATTTCTCCGGCGTGGGCGGCCTGATGCTGTTGGGGATTGGCATCCGCATGCTGGAACTGCGCGACATCAAAGTGGGGAACTACCTGCCGGCCTTGCTCATTTCCCCTATCCTCTCGGCCATCTTCGGTTAGTCGAGAATTGGGAGGCGTAATGCCCTATCTGCAGCGTCCAGATGTAAAGCTGTATTACGAGGATGTCGGCGCCGGCCGGCCCCTTCTGCTCATCCACGGCGATTGGTCCTGCTCCCAGGAGATACTGGCGATCCACGCCGGCTGGGCGGAGCGACGCCGGCTGATCGCACCGGACCGCCGCGGCTACGGACGCTCCACCCATCTGACAGAACAGCCCGATGACCTCTACGGCGTACACGCAGAGGATATGGCGGCTCTGCTGGAGCATCTGGGCATCGCCCAGGCGGACGTCTTCGGCTTCAGCGGCGGGGGCATCGTCGCTCTGCGGCTGGCACTGGCGCGGCCGGCCATGGCACGTAGTCTGGTGTTGGAATGCACCCACTACTCCGCGGACATGCCCCCACAGGCGCGCGACTGGTTCCGCCGGCTGAAACAGGAACCAGAAAGCCTGCCGCCGGCGACGATACAGTCCCTCATCACCTGCCACGGCGAGGAATACTGGCGTGAATTACTGCGCGTGTTCGCTGAGTCCTCCGAGCGCATCTTCTTTCGCGGCGGCGACCTATACGACGGCCGGCTGTCCGAGATATCCTGCCCTACCCTCATCCTGCACGGCAGTCGCGATCCATTTATCACGGACGCGCACGCTCAAGCGCTGGCAGGGCAGATACCCCATGCGAAACTGCACATCTTTCCCCAAGGCCGGCATGGCCTCTTTGACCGTTCGGGACCGGAGATCGCGGCAGAATGCCGCCGGCTGGCCGAGACATTCTGGGACTCTCTGGATGCAGGAGGTCCCCAATCATTATGATGGGACACCCGCGAACGCCGGACCAGCGTTGCCCCTGCCGCTCATCACGAAGCAATAAGAAAAGCCCCCGCAGTGTCCTTCCCTGCGGGGGCTAGCAATCAGCCCAGAAGCTCCAGCCGCCGGCGGAGCTTCTCCAAATTCTCCTGGAACTGCGCCCGCTTCTCCCGTTCTCGTTCCACCACTTCCGCCGGCGCCTTGTTCAGGAAGCCGGGGTTGCTCAGCAGTTTCTCCACGCGGGCCATCTCCGTCTCGACCTGGGCGATCTCCTTCAACACACGCTGGCGCTCGGCCCCGATATCCACCATGCCGGCCAGCGGCACGTACACCTCCACCCCGCCGATTACCAAACCCACCGCCTGGGTCGGCTTGGCCGGCAATTTCTCCGCCAGGGTCAGCTTTTCGGGGTCCAGCCGGGCCTGCTCAACGATGATGTCGCGATGCTCATTCAGCACCGGGAAGCGCGTGTCCGCCTCGATGATGGCGGCAATGCGCCGGCCAGGCTCCACATTGTACTCCGCCCGCACGTTGCGGATGCCGCGGATAATGTCAATCAGCAGAGACATCTCCTCCTCGGCGGCATCATCCACCTGGCCGGC
Proteins encoded in this region:
- a CDS encoding ABC transporter permease; translated protein: MAILALTAPLLAPYDPNAVRSAERLLPPSPAHLLGTDRYGRDMLSRLLFAARLDLWSASLAVLCCAGIGVPLGMAAGYAGRWIDQVLSRLMDIWLSVPGMLVAIVTVAVVGPSLTNAMLAVGIMTVPILFRTTRAGVLACLSQEYVESARAAGGSHWHILRRHILPNSLSTILVTTTLQYGVILLAGSGLSFLGFGAQPPQPEWGAMLAEGKSYLHTAWWLTLFPGLMLALAVLGINLLGDGLRDLSDPVIRRR
- a CDS encoding alpha/beta hydrolase, which translates into the protein MPYLQRPDVKLYYEDVGAGRPLLLIHGDWSCSQEILAIHAGWAERRRLIAPDRRGYGRSTHLTEQPDDLYGVHAEDMAALLEHLGIAQADVFGFSGGGIVALRLALARPAMARSLVLECTHYSADMPPQARDWFRRLKQEPESLPPATIQSLITCHGEEYWRELLRVFAESSERIFFRGGDLYDGRLSEISCPTLILHGSRDPFITDAHAQALAGQIPHAKLHIFPQGRHGLFDRSGPEIAAECRRLAETFWDSLDAGGPQSL
- a CDS encoding helix-turn-helix domain-containing protein yields the protein MNTIHPEPPEPYQRWITPKEASRILGVHPTTLRLWTRQGKLPAYRTPGGHRRFDLRDIQRLLEEGQRQTQETVIHYAEEKALAVARSQITGQLISREHWYPHIQDDARSYHRELGRRMLGLLVQYVARENSHERIITEGRRVAADMAAHNMRMGLSLTDAVRAFMYFRDSLIDALVPALSSPGEMDGDDLVIYRKARAFLNDMLCTLLESFAQAGLQSSSRDAFPPSPTAQGQEE
- a CDS encoding nitroreductase family protein; translation: MTTNPTLEILLNRKSVRAYEDRPIPEDVKQQIIHAAMRAPTAGNMMLYSIIEVTDPFIKEKLAESCDHQPFIARAPLVLLFLADWQRWYDYFELSGAEELCRRRGEPMHTPQEADLLLACCDALIAAQTAVIAAESLGIGSCYIGDIMERYEFHRDLFHLPRYVFPICLLCFGYPTQQQRERRPTERFAQEFIHFENQYKRLGPDEFAHMFAHMEKHMRRDPSLPAPYENVGQMMYLRKFAADFSIEMRRSVRAALSRWLEG
- a CDS encoding dTDP-4-dehydrorhamnose 3,5-epimerase family protein, with amino-acid sequence MSTPTQFRDGEIAGVIVRPLKQHRDHRGWLAEIFRQDELPAEYLPVMSYVSMTLPGVTRGPHEHVTQTDLFAFVGPGTFRVVLWDARPDSPTFGVRQVVIAGRDQPAVVIVPPGVVHAYRNISQEEGLVFNAPNRLYAGWGRKEPVDEIRHEDRPDQLYRMDE
- a CDS encoding DUF554 domain-containing protein is translated as MWNIAVIANTIAVIIGSLIGLLTGKSISGRFRSVFFQAIGLLTIGLGVKMFFDASHALLVLISLAAGGLIGEALKIEDWLGRLADRFSPNEGANFARGFVVALVLFVPGPMTVLGSLQAGLAGNNELLLIKSLMDGISSVLLATAYGRGVLLSAAGVYLIQGLLVTFASALSFLQSPQYLGDFSGVGGLMLLGIGIRMLELRDIKVGNYLPALLISPILSAIFG